The segment tcttgtccatctgtctgtaacacttcgtttccgtccaataactgtaacaaatgtcaACCATTTTTCTTCAAGCTTtttgacaaggttaaatgccttaagggctcggccaagttcgatcgcgactgtcgatggaccttattcAGTGGaattatggccctttgaattactaaaaacatcattttctgccatttccgtgtaatagtgtaacaaatgtaaaccgattttcttcaaacttagtaacaaggttaaatgccttaaagttcaacggaccttatttagcggagttatggccctttgctgaaattaaaaaaaaaaaaatcagtttctgCCACCTCCGTACTAACTGTCTTTCTCAAACTtgtaacaaggttgaatgcctcaagtgcctggccaggttcgaaCAACTTTTTCAGCGGATGTTGTTTATCAGAGTTATaatcctttaatttactacaaatgtcattttttctgcagtttctgttatgttaaaactaatattgttaaaacttggtaacaaagttaaatgccttaagggcttagcgAAGTTCGAacgccacttttggcagatcttgATTAGCAGAGTTGTGGCccttaatttgatttaataaaaaaaaaaaaaaaaatctgccaaTTCCGTACAATAGCTGTAacaaatattaaccgattttccccaaaattggtaacaaagttaaatgtcttacttctgaataagacttcagtttattttttcatgtttcaaccaaggttaaacctcaataatgtttgcctacaatatgtcctgaaagcgggggatggaaattccacgaatttgcttgttagATTCTACAGTAAGGTATTAAGCACACTGGTAAGTCAAAGAtccctatatacatgtactctgtATATTAGACGATAATGTGTTtttgacttaccagcgtgctaaatacTTATGTACATGCATCATTCTACTTCAGAGTCTACCTATTTCACATGGGTCTCTACATTCCCCTGGTTTATGAAGATTCTAGTTTAACATTAAATAAAACTTGCAATTCAGGGCAAAAGCAAAATGCTGCTTACAATTATGTGTTGTACGCTAAAGTATACAGGCAAATCAACTAGTTacacttctactttcactttcatgTCAAAATACGTAACTGCGGCTAATTTCACTTcgacatataaatatattggaCCGTTCGATTATGAATGTTATTCTTAGGACTTCCGGTTCTCGCACttgcattgttttgtttttagataCTGGATGACATTTTACATGCTGAAGGTTTGAAGCATAACCCGATTTTTTGGGTAAGTATGTGAAGCAACAAATCAAAGGATTGTATACAGTTTCGTGAGAGTTTAACtggtaattatttataaaattagaTAATGTTTTTAACGGTTTCACGAACCATCAAAATGCACTGAATGATTACAATGTGCAGTTCATGATATGTTCTtttcacatacatatatacgtgagttaatatgaatattttatctgttttatttgtaaatttattgGTGTAATGTCAAACTTCCTTTGACGGACGGTTCAATGTCATAACAAAGTCTGTACTCTCCGCAGCCTGAATTTTTAATTTATCAGAGTTGCTTCCCCTGGTATGTTTTAAAGGACAAGACTGTTGGGCCTTAATTTtaatagtatatataatattatctcCAGTTATTGATAATGCTATTTGCTTGTAAAAGACAGATAATAAAATGTGTGATTAAAGATTGCTTCAAATTAAATGGCATTTTGATACCAAgtcaagaaaatatttttaagcatcaaaattattatctatttttataatttataattacattttatagCTTATAGATGTAGGAGGGTGTAGCATAAAACAGACTCCGACAAATGTGCACGTTTTTAAGGCTACATTGTATGTTAAGTCTGTGTGGTGTGTACGTTATATGCTTTAATATTTCTAATGATAAAATGTTAAGTTGAAAACTGAAATTTCTACAGCAATAATAATGTGTCAATCTGTCAAAGTTACCAATGCCATATCACACAAAAATATGTTGGAAGTATACGCAtcagttttatgtatttttgtaacaCTGACCAGCTATGATTTTTATATGATTGGTACCTGTATTTTATAGAGATGGCTAGTCTGCAGGAGTTATTGAGCATCAAGGAGGATTTTGGTTCAATGATTGATCGGCTGCAGCCCTGGATATTGTCTCACTTTGTTATCTGGCTTGACCTCAAGATAGCAGAGTACAAGGTGTATGGCTACATGATGTTGAGTAAGTAGTTTGGTTGAAAATTGATTAAATACATCACccaatattttatctttattatatctTCCCAATAATGAGAGTTCTTGAGATCTGAAAATTATGTAAACggcaagtttgttcaaattaatgaccttgaccttcatttcaAAGTTAAAGAATAAAAGGGGttagatacattttgtatttaaacatttttaatcaACTTAAGAGTAAAGAAGACCACTTTAGTTCTGTATTtgttataataatatgaaattatcaacaaaaatgttgtgtacattgtatggaAAATGATGCATCATGTTAATATCTTAATTTATCTGTTAAATAGATGAATCTCATGCCGATGGAAACACTAGCTACAGTGGTCAGAGCCccgaattatctccccttgcacGATCAACTCCTCCAAAATTACATCGGGGAGGTGTTAACATTATTCCAAAGCCTTTCTCTCAAAAGAATATTCAAAAAAGTATCTCAAGACGGCATCAAGTTGAACAAGATGGACATATTCAGAATATgaattctttatttttaaacTCTTTTTCAAAACAACAAGGAACAGAAAGAAACCCAAAATATCAGCAGCAGAGAAATGAAACCCATATATCACCAGGGAAGTCAGTTGTTAATTCAGATGTGTATGGACAGAGGCAATTACAAACTAATATTGATCAACGATCAGACATGTATCTCGCCTACAATCAGGAGAATGTGAACCCCACTCAGGAATCGAGACAGCATGACACCACAGCACTGTACAAAAGTCAGCAGTTCAGTACACTGATATCAGACACACACTCACAGATAGACAAATGGAATGTGGGGAACAACTCACAAAAGTTTGATTCTATAGAGAACTGGAGTGTCGGGGATAAGACGGAACAGTCAACAAAGAACTTAAATGATTATGACGAAAGTCAGACATTAAAAAATGTCACAGTGATTGATCTGGCTGGTGGATCTCAAAGTAAACAAAGTCACGGTATGTCTGAAAAAGAAGACGCTGAAAACGGTGATCAAGTCAATGCAGAACTAAGTATGTCACAACTACCAACAAAGGAAGACGATGTTGGACAGGTAAaaccatttcatttttgttctcttcaaacaaaatttaggtacattgtatattacaccattttgattttttcattatatcacTAGATCTTTGTCAATGCATAAATGTGCCTTTGGTCAGACAAGAAATAGCCTGACACTTTGtgacacacatacatgtacagttcgGTTTTCTGCCCCCATTGGTTACAGTACATACCAGTAGGTATTGTGATGTGATGTGTTTGCTAGTGTAATGTTTAGATGACATTTACTACAATAACTTCATAATTGATACCTACGTACCCACATAGACAGACAACTCTTGCGATAAGCAAAGACAAACTATTATTTGGCACCCCTCAATATTGACATTATTCTCTTGCTTCAATTTACAGTCTAATCCAAACACAGATAGTACAAGCCAGTCATTTAGTCAAGATGAGAGTTCATGTAATCCAGTTTTTATAAAGATTGAATCTGATGGAGAAGAAAATATACTCCAGCCAGAGGCCATACAGGGAGCTGTGGATCAGAACTTTTCTTcagatatttcaaatttcaaatcttTTTACATGGATGATGGTTCTTCTGGAAGTAATTCTGCAGCTGTTGTGCCTGTGGAACTTGTTCAGCATGGAAATGTCCCGTCTATGACATTGTCACAAGGTATGTACCCTTTTATACCTTATTGTCACATTGTGTAACTCATTCAACACCACCGACAAAGCACAAATGatgctcatcatttgaacaatacgtcatgtttatttgtgtatatatgtgtctaatgaacacaaaaacacatataaaatattttgttttgcttttggtgcacatgttatcagtacttcatttcatatagggcatagtgccatggattttttgcATGATgcaatttatcatttttgatattttcatgctgaagtaaaataagaagttcaaatttttaaatgggtggtaatggtgtaaattgagtaacttttgtaactgaaggaaaaaTAATGATGCGCCTGCtcctatttttaggtcacctgagacgaagtctcaagtgacttATTCTAATCGCCTATTGTCTGTTGTCGTGCGTCGTctgtcgtgcgtcgtatgtccgtaaacaattaacattttcgacttcttctcaaaaaccgctgaagaAAATTCagtgaaattttgcacaaaccttctaaggcataaagccaataaaaattgtgaattatatggtcccaacCCCCCTGcaggctgtgggaggggccaaaaggggtaaaattgactataatttcaaaaattttcttctccactcacagatgtgatggaattaaatactcttcacagatagaagctttatatatatatataaggtctaaaggtcctttacaaaaattgtgaattatatgaccctggggtctcaggtttccccttggggagggggttaagtttactatagtttatatagggaaaacacatttttgagcattatttggtcatttgtaaaaggaaatgagtcaaatgttgtcagaattatctctatgaaatggccattgaatcatataaacaaattttccatgactgactcccaggggtggggccaaaaggggtcaaataagctaaaacttcaaaaatcttcttctgaaattctggaactgcaGGTAGAATCAAacactcttcatagatggaaaggtcttaaggtcctttacaaaaattgtgaattatatgaccctagggtctcaTTTTTCCCCCTGgagagggggtcaagtttactataattaatataggaaaaacacatttatgaatgttatttgcttatttttcataggaaattagtcaaactgggttagaattattagcctgagatagcattttattgtcatatccatattggtcctggccgacccccaggggccttaggggcggggctaaaaagggtaaaataggctaaaacttcaaaaatcttcttctgaattcacagatttgatggaaccagatatactcttcatagattggaaggtcttaaagccctttacaaaaattgtgaatttcatggccctgggatctcagattttcctctggggagggggtcaaatttactatagtctatataggaaaaacacattaaattttatgaaaattatttgcttagttttaataggaaatgattcaaactgggttagaattattagcctgaaatagcattttaacactatatccatattggtcctggctgacccccagggaccagaggggcggggccaaaatgggtcaaaatggctacaatttcaaaaatctttctctgaattcacaggtttgatggaaccaaataatctccatagattaaaaagtgaaatttataaaatcactgacactgactgacttctagtttggttttgttgtttaacgttagcaaagcaaattggaattttaagcataagatttggtaacataatacactaactatgaaaatcttgggcctcttgttgatatagaaaaaataccattcatcaGCAATGTAGCATCTTAAAGGGTATTAAACCTAAATATAAATTAGGCTAATGAAATTCATTTCAAGTTTCATTCACAATTTTAGGGTTAATTCTAATAGTTATGTTGTGGCctttatttttagcccaccatcatcagatggtgggctattcaaatcgcccttcgtccgtggtccgtggtccgtccgtccgtccgttaacaattcttgttaccgctatttctcagaaagcactgaaggaatctttctcaaatttcatatgtaggttcccctaggaccctagttgtgcatattgcattttgggaccaatcagtcaacaagatggccgaccggcggccatcttggattttgatagttaaagtttgttaccgcaatttcccagaaagtactgaaggaatctttctcacatttcatatgtaggttcccctaggaccctagttgtgcatagtgcattttgggaccaatcagtcaacaagatggccgaccggcggccatcttggattttgatagttaaagtttgataccgctatttcccagaaagtactgaaggaatctttctcaaatttcatatgtaggttcccctaggaccctagttgtgcatattgcattttgggaccaatcagtcaacaagatggccgaccggcagccatcttggattttgatagttaaagtttgttaccactatttctcagaaagtactgaagggatctctctccaatttcatatacatgtttctcttgaaccctagttgtgcatattgtattttgggagtgatcggtcaacaagatggccgaccggcggccatcttggattttgatagttaaagtttgttactgctatttctcaggaagtactgaagggatctttctcaaatttcatatgtaagtttccCTAGGACCTcggttgtgcatattgcattttgggaccaatcagtcaacaagatggccgactggtggccatcttggattttgatagttaaagtttgttaccgctatttctcagaaagtactgaaggaatctttctcaaatttcatatgtaggttcccctaggaccctagttgtgcatattgcattttgggagtgatcggtcaacaagatggccgaccggcggccatcttggattttgatagttaaagtttgttactgctatttcccagaaagtactagaaggaatctttctcaaatttcatatgtaggttcctcttgaaccctagttgtgcatattgcattttgggagtgatcggtcaacaagatggccgactggcggccatcttggattttgatagttaaagtttgttaccgctatttctcagaaagtactgaagggatctttctcaaatttcatgtacaggttcctcaaggggtctagtgcattttcggtcagcaagatgatcgacaggtagccatcttggattttgataattgaagtttgaagttactgctacatatctcagaaagtactggaaggatctttctcaagtttcatatatatttatatagtatgcagtaaaagtttgaaaagcagggaaaagatccctctttctgttgtcagacatagatcattctttggtgggcgccaagatccctctgggatctcttgtcagTAAAACTAAATCAATTGCTGACTTGAGTGCATGAAAATTCagcattaatttaattttgtttccattattaTTTCAGGTTTATCTGCAAAAAAGCGAAGATATGTCCGTACAAAACCATTTTCACCTACTTCATCATGTGTTTCAAGAGACCCTGTTTCAGGAAAATTTGTGTGTACAATATGTAATGGTAAATTTCAGAACCGTTCTTCATTCTTTCGTCACAAATCTCTTCATGGAGAAAAACGTCTTCAGTGTTTTGTGTGTTTGAAGAGATTTCATCGAAAGGAACATGTATCTATGCACATGAATCGACATGGTAAAAATGGAGAATTGATTTGCCCAATATGTCAGATGGTGGGACGTGATGCAGTAGAGATGGAGCAGCATTTCTTTGTGGTACATAAAGTGCGCAGTATGTATACATACAGGATCCACAGTGACAGGTTGAACCTAGATGTAAGCTTTGAGGGACAAAATTTTACTGAAGACCTGGAAAACAATATACAGATCAGTCCAAACTTTAACACTGAGGATTCCTGATACTCACAGTAACATGATCGTTCTttcaaaaatacataatgtatcgCTAAAAGGGTGTTTTAGGATGGTTTGGACCCATTTTGGCTAAGAAATCCATCAATTGTGGTAAATGAAGTGttataagaaattaaattattgtaTTCGAAATATTAAGTACGTCCCTGATTTAAATGTAATTCAAAGTATTCTAATTTTGTAGCTTTAATTGCCATGATAGCTATCCGAAATATGCATAGAGAAAGTAAACTTgaaaaattttgtctttttttgcCTGCTCTTTTTCTAAGAAACAATGGAGTacaattttgaacaaactttacaATATTGTACTATTTACAGAGAATATGTAGGCACAGACACATCATTTAGAGAAATATCAAGATTATCTAAAGACATGTTCTATGATGTCTAGACGAATATCTTTGCAAAAGAAGTGACCAAAATGTCAACAGTTTCATAATGTTGGGGACATTGTAGCTGCAAtgatacacatacatgtacttgttgaTCTATCCAGGATGTACTTGAAGTTTGGAATTCAACAATTTAATTAGTTTATAATAataacaggtttgaaaatttgacagatTTGTTGGTCAACAAGGGCACAAACCATACATAGacattcattttatataattttagatATCTGTAAACTAAAATATTTCAGGTTTATGCattaatttaatacattttttttatcgaGAAAGGTTAATATTTTGAAAGGCCATAAATTctagaaataagaaattttggctgtaaaaaaaaatattcatctACTTCTGTACTGTTCCAGATctcgaacaaaaaaaaaagaatgtttATGTGTCTTCAGAGGTAAATGACTtgatatattcaaatacattgACATACCGGTACCTTATGAGTATAGGAGATAAACTATATTATATCTTGAAAGCATTTTGTTaataaacctatacatgtacatgcaccaAAGGTGTGATCCCCGTTACCGGGTACTTatgtaatgtaattatttattatgCTGTGGTTGAGGGCTTCAAATATAAGGTTTCAatcaacttttatttttacatggGTCTAATGTGCTTAAAGCATTCTTAGCTACAGGACTataaaattttgttcaaatgaatgaccttcaaCAATTTTAAGGCTCTAAACTGCTTCTTAAGTTGGTTCAAACTCCTTGCAGGCTCTTTGGATTTGGATTTGGGTACTCCTGCGCTTCCTCCAAAACCTACCTTATAGATTATTGTTATTAGGCCTAGCTAGGGCATAACACAATATAGGGAACTAATATAATAAATTCAGTGTTTTTTATctgaaaaatgtatatatctcaTAGATATTGTTCTTATTGTTCTCTTCTTGGGTACAGTGTATCTTGCAGTCTAGTCTTGTAGGTCAGTTTTGAGCCTTTTTTATGTTATTcttactttatacatatgtttAAGATAATAAAACTTacagtaaataataaaaatggtaaaaagCTGTTGTGTAGTTGTTATAACAAGTGGCCCATGGTCCTTAACGGCCACCTgatatagaataaaacaaagacatattaaaactatatatatatatactggcccttgaagtcggtcagtgattttatatttgactttttaatctatgaactgtatttgcttccatcaaacctgttcattttttaaagatttttaaaatttttactcATTTTCACCCTgttttgccccgcccctctggtccccaaGGGGTCAGTGACTTGAAGAGTATTTGAATCTACTACATCTGTTAGTAgagaatattttttaaatattagtCAATTTTAACCTTTTcagcccctcccacagcccccttcGTTGAGATttcttcagcagttttggagaagaagttgaaaatgtaaattgtttacggccATACGCACAATGGATGACGTTGGGCAAAgtgcgattagaataggtcacttgagacttcaaaatctaaatatattCTAGAAAATAGTGTATTGAATAAAACCAGAtcacaggaaatgaaaaaagtaATTGGGAAGAAGCTGCATATGTTTAGGTATATTTCAATGCATATTATGATGTCAAGAGGTACCAGAGCGagattgaattttatttttcatccaCTGTAGGCTAGCTTTATTATCCCTTCCTAAAGGTCCTGATAGATTGCTAAATTAATTTCCTACAGTAACAAAAGTCAGGGTTATTGTAGACAATAGCTACATACATTGTCATTTGTTACACCAAGCTCCCTTACTTTCATAAACCAATTTTCAACCAGGCAATATGTTGATGTAACCAGGCAATAGGTTGATGTTACCAGGTAATAGGCCGATGTTACCAGGTAAAAGGTTGATGCTACTAGGCAATAGGTTGATGTAACCAGGCAATAGGTTGATGTAACCAGGCAATAGGTTGATGTAACCAGGCAATAGGTTGATGTTACCAGGCAATAGGTTGATGTAACTAGGCAATATGTTGATGTTGCCAGGTAATAGGTTGATGTCGCCAGGCAATAGTTTGATGTTACCAGGCAATAGGTTGATGTAACCAGGCAATAGGTTGATGTTACCAGGTAATAGGTTGATGTTACCAGGCAATAGGTTGATGTTACCAGGTAATAGGTTGATGTAACCAGGCAATAGGTTGCTGATACCAGGTAATAGGTTGATGTTACCAGGTAATAGGTTGATGTAACCAGGCAATAGGTTGATGTTACCAGGCAATATGTTGATGTTACTAGGTAATAGGTTGATGTCGCCAGGCAATAGGTTGATGTTACCAGGTAATAGGTTGATGTTGCCAGGCAATAGGTTGATGTTACTAGGTAATAGGTTGATGTTACCAGGCAATAGGTTGCTGATACCAGGTAATAGGTTGATGTAACCAGACAATATGTTGATGTTACCAGGCAATAGGTTGATGTAACCAGGCAATAGGTTGCTGATACCAGGTAATAGGTTGATGTTACCAGGCAATAGGTTGATGTTACCAGGTAATAGGTTGATGTAACCAGACAATATGTTGATGTTACCAGGTAATAGGTTGATGTAACCAGGCAATAGGTTGCTGATACCAGGTAATAGGTTGATGTTACCAGGTAATAGGTTGATGTCGCCAGGCAATAGTTTGATGTTACCAGGCAATAGGTTGATGTAACCAGGCAAAAGGTTGATGTTACCAGGTAATAGGTTGATGTTACCAGGCAATAGGTTGCTGATACCAGGTAAAAGGTTGATGTTACCAGGCAATATGTTGATGTTACCAGGCAATAGGTTGATGTTACTAGGTAATAGGTTGATGTTGTCAGGTAATAGGTTGCTGATACCAGGTAATAGGTTGATGTTACCAGGCAACAGGTTGATGTAACCAGGCAATAGGTTGATGTTACTAGGTAATTGGTTGATGTTACCAGGCAATAGGTTGCTGATACCAGGTAATAAGTTGATGTTACCAGGCAACAGGTTGCTGATACCAGGTAATAGGTTGATGTAACCAGACAATATGTTGATGTTACCAGGTAATAGGTTGATGTTACCTGGCAATAGGTTGATGTTATTAGGCAATAGGTTCATGTTATTAGGCAATAGGTTGATGTTACCAGGCAATAGGTTGCTGATACCAGGTAATAGGTTGATGTAACCAGACAATATGTTGATGTTACCAGACAATATGTTGATGTTACCAGACAATATGTTGATGTTACCAGGCAATAGGTTGATGTTACCTGGCAATAGGTTGATGTTACCTGGCAATAGGTTCATGTTATTAGGCAATAGGTTGATGTTACCAGGCAATAGGTTGATGTAACCAGGCAATAGgttgatatatacattatttgcaTTGATATGGAAATTAATCACAATAGATCACACCTTTGAGTTTGAAAATCATTTACTGGTACTCAGCAAAACTAACAAAAAGctaaaacattatttgtttatccaaaaattttataattcatatttcaCATATCTTTGTTCTCATTCAGTATTCAAGATAATCTTATAGCAAAACCATACATAGTGACACAttacatatacactgtatgtaatggtattataatatatttggCACATACTGGGATAATTTTAATGAGATTCCCTTATAAGATTCTCTCTCATAaactagaataaaaaaaaagaataaattaatctatataaaataacaaGTGAACATAAGTTATTTTAACTGACTAGGGTTTTTGGCTAGGGAGGATTTCGTTTGTAtggatatttaaaataaaaataatgtttctaCTTTTGCATATTGCACAATGGTACAATCAGGGAAgaatatttaatcattttatccAAAAGATTGAGatctttctaaaaaaaaattgacaattttttcaACAAGATACCAAATGTTTCAATCTAATAATTACTATGACACACAAGATGTGTAATTAGTTGGCTCCTATTTTATCCTTTAATTTCGATTTGCCACAAATCAGATGATCtttggtgtacatgtatactatatattactAGAGTCAtgtatctttgattttgattggtgatagtattttaaaatgttcatgATTCAAGTTCAATCCTCTTCTTCCTTATCTTCTTCATCTGAAGAATAAAAgtataaacaaaaattacaaaagaaattgatgaatttgaagaaaaaaaaacaagaataatAACATGCATAAATTTGATATGTGTTAAATTGGATCGATTAAAGCACAGTCAAATGACTAGGTCTTTGCAAGAGGAAATGTAGCACATAGGAGAGAAAAGAAAGAATAGTAAATGCCAAAGAGTGGATAGAGAGAAAAGAGATGCATATAGGAAGAATCAGAAGAAAAGGAGTATACAATATGTAAGGGAAAACTTATGAGAAATAAAGAACAGGAAACAGAAAGAAAGAAAGGTGCAAGAGAAAATGTGTACACAATATTGATAAAGCTATTAGAACTTGGATTACTGTCGTGTCGGTCTAATCGTTGACGTTGACAGTGATGTACTCGCCGCGCAACTATCGTGTGATATGTGTGACCCACCTGTGATAGATCTATCCTGAACTCATTGGGTATTACTGTATTCATTAGAACTCCATACTTTCCATTACCGGCAGTTTTTACAACAGACGTTTCTTCAAAGAAGTCCAATTGTTGTGGAATGAAGTTCATAGCTCTGGCAATAAATGTGATAACGCGGTTTTCATGAACTGCTGGAAGAGACTGGATAACTTTTCGCGTCATCGCTAGCATAATTCATGGTAGGGAATGTACGTCACAAACGTTACTTTGAAAACAACTTAATGGCTGCCGTGAGGCCCGCCTTGCGGTAAGTTTACCTTTGTTTGTATCTTTATCAATCAACTTCTTAATTATCAATGCCATCTAAAGTACTTTTAATTCACTCCAGATTTATCGGTTGTTAATGGATTTCTTACAGAATGTGCCgttttttcaaacattcaagGACAAACATTGTACGCTCGTAGATCTAATGTTGTTATCATTCGGACTTCTACATGGAAATGCAGCAAATTACCTCTATATACTAAAAAAAGCCGATGGAACCATTTGCGCCGTACGAACATTCCTCTCCAATAAACGggtcattatttcattactgtTTATTCTATAAGACTATACTTTAAGATTTCGTTGGTAATTTTGTTTGGGTTCTGATGAACAGGTGACTGGGTCAAAATATCCCCCATATTGCCTATCAAATTCTAGAACA is part of the Argopecten irradians isolate NY unplaced genomic scaffold, Ai_NY scaffold_0721, whole genome shotgun sequence genome and harbors:
- the LOC138313532 gene encoding specificity protein transcription factor 3-like isoform X1 yields the protein MASLQELLSIKEDFGSMIDRLQPWILSHFVIWLDLKIAEYKVYGYMMLNESHADGNTSYSGQSPELSPLARSTPPKLHRGGVNIIPKPFSQKNIQKSISRRHQVEQDGHIQNMNSLFLNSFSKQQGTERNPKYQQQRNETHISPGKSVVNSDVYGQRQLQTNIDQRSDMYLAYNQENVNPTQESRQHDTTALYKSQQFSTLISDTHSQIDKWNVGNNSQKFDSIENWSVGDKTEQSTKNLNDYDESQTLKNVTVIDLAGGSQSKQSHGMSEKEDAENGDQVNAELSMSQLPTKEDDVGQSNPNTDSTSQSFSQDESSCNPVFIKIESDGEENILQPEAIQGAVDQNFSSDISNFKSFYMDDGSSGSNSAAVVPVELVQHGNVPSMTLSQGLSAKKRRYVRTKPFSPTSSCVSRDPVSGKFVCTICNGKFQNRSSFFRHKSLHGEKRLQCFVCLKRFHRKEHVSMHMNRHGKNGELICPICQMVGRDAVEMEQHFFVVHKVRSMYTYRIHSDRLNLDVSFEGQNFTEDLENNIQISPNFNTEDS
- the LOC138313532 gene encoding specificity protein transcription factor 3-like isoform X2, encoding MASLQELLSIKEDFGSMIDRLQPWILSHFVIWLDLKIAEYKVYGYMMLRTERNPKYQQQRNETHISPGKSVVNSDVYGQRQLQTNIDQRSDMYLAYNQENVNPTQESRQHDTTALYKSQQFSTLISDTHSQIDKWNVGNNSQKFDSIENWSVGDKTEQSTKNLNDYDESQTLKNVTVIDLAGGSQSKQSHGMSEKEDAENGDQVNAELSMSQLPTKEDDVGQSNPNTDSTSQSFSQDESSCNPVFIKIESDGEENILQPEAIQGAVDQNFSSDISNFKSFYMDDGSSGSNSAAVVPVELVQHGNVPSMTLSQGLSAKKRRYVRTKPFSPTSSCVSRDPVSGKFVCTICNGKFQNRSSFFRHKSLHGEKRLQCFVCLKRFHRKEHVSMHMNRHGKNGELICPICQMVGRDAVEMEQHFFVVHKVRSMYTYRIHSDRLNLDVSFEGQNFTEDLENNIQISPNFNTEDS
- the LOC138313533 gene encoding uncharacterized protein, giving the protein MNLLPGNINLLPGNINLLPGNINILSGNINILSGNINILSGYINLLPGISNLLPGNINLLPNNMNLLPNNINLLPGNINLLPGNINILSGYINLLPGISNLLPGNINLLPGISNLLPGNINQLPSNINLLPGYINLLPGNINLLPGISNLLPDNINLLPSNINLLPGNINILPGNINLLPGISNLLPGNINLLPGNINLLPGYINLLPGNIKLLPGDINLLPGNINLLPGISNLLPGYINLLPGNINILSGYINLLPGNINLLPGNINLLPGISNLLPGYINLLPGNINILSGYINLLPGISNLLPGNINLLPSNINLLPGNINLLPGNINLLPGDINLLPSNINILPGNINLLPGYINLLPGNINLLPGISNLLPGYINLLPGNINLLPGNINLLPGNINLLPGYINLLPGNIKLLPGDINLLPGNINILPSYINLLPGNINLLPGYINLLPGYINLLPGYINLLPSSINLLPGNIGLLPGNINLLPGYINILPG